The segment ATATCATCCCCATAAACTATTACATACAAACCATTACCAATAGACAAAAATCAACATCTATCTCCAATGGATATTCAAAGTTATCATAGCTAACTATTACCAATGGAtgtataatttcttaaaattgttttgatataatattaaattgatttattatgttatttgaaTCTTCTTAAGATTCAATGTTAGTTCGAAAGTGTGTGTCTTACAAATTCcacttttaaaagtttaaaattttcaattctcCATGTTAGAATTATCTAAAGAAAATATTCGAACATTAATACCTAATATAGAAATTTcatttgtaaattttttgaattccaATATACTGTGCTAGAGtcttttcatattttagttAAAGTCGTATTTGTACAAATTTCATTTCCTCATTAAATACAACTAAATTAGCACAAtcttttaaaagataaatactttctctatttcaaaaaaaattatttatttttagtctgTCTACAAAAActgatctttttcttttttgataacaACTTTATATGTGACATGTTTAATATCATAAGATcaaaagggtaattttgtaaactttaatttaggaccacatgATCAGAAATCTTCTTTTATCATttcctccgtttcaaaaagaatgacttagtttgacttggaacggagtttaagaaaagaaagaagattttttaatcttgtggttctaaattaaagttgtgtcaaatgtatcaaaatgccctttaatcttgtggttttaaatatgtaacctgaaaagttaaaattaaactattgccaaaaaaggaaagaggtcattcttttcgGAACacactaaaaaagaaataaaataattctttttaaaacgaagagaatattttaaactttttaccAAATTAAAATAGATCATTATTTACAAAACGAATCGAGGAATAAATATTATAAGTGTCACGCAATTTAAAATGCCTTTTTTacccatttttttctaaaaaaatcgTATCACTTTTTGTCCATTAAGCTTGTACAAACTCTAGGgacaataatttcttttaaaaagtaggaaaaaaaaattaacgaaGGAAAAAGACAAAACTTGTATCATGATGATGCACGTACTGTATAATTACAAGGAAAAAGTAAATTTTCTGACGTGAGTACAATTACTTTCTTCGTCTATATTTAATTATcgtgttatattttttaaaattaatttaattaatttttaaaattataaaaaaatatattttaaagtgttaataaaattcttattatttctttctaaaattagaAATCAACAAATTTAGATAagaatttaaacatttttttcatttgtaaaGTGCCTACTGGGATTAGCAAAAGAAACATTGAAACTTTAATTGAAGTATGTGGATAACCGTTCTGGAAAATGGATCTTAACGCCATTCATCGTTCATCAATTCGTTGAACTATGTCTTCTTTCTTCACCATCTCTCTTTGGGTAAAATCATGTGTCTCTGTTgttcaaaaactagagcatatatgttACTCACTTTAACGGAAAGACTAAATAGAGACACGTGACACATTCTTATTCGTCGAtccaatatttaataaatgtcggGTCGGTGGATATGATTATGATACGTGATATGCATTagtatatatgctctagtttttggacgacGTGAACACCAATGTCTCAAAAGTATGACGATGATATCtgtatgatgtatatatgttctttttccCTAATTTGTATGCCAAAATCTTCTACACACAACTTCAGTTGCTTCTCTTGAGCATCTTCTAGAACAGCTTGAATCCTTGAAAACATACTTGAAACTCCTTCTCGAAACCAAAAACCAGTCCAAGTTCCCCTTGGATGAAAAAAGTGAGATTATCTAACAGAAAGCTTCAACCATATTACAGGAATTGTAATACAAAATTATGCGATTAGACAATGAATCTATATTCTTGAAGCAAAGTGAGATGTTTGAATGAAATATGGTCAGTTCAAAAGTTGACTCGAGTAGGACATGGActtgtaatataatttatgtttttttcttgtgGTTGGTGATCAACTTTGTGCATTTTGACTCATCTACCAATAACTCAATGCCTACATTCAAATAGTCATCCATTCAACTACTTGTACCAAAAAAAGGCTCAAGTCCCTTCATAAACACAAGGACATGAGCCTTCTCTGACTAGCTATTTTCCTGAAGGATCAAGAACCGTTTGAACAGCATCGGAATTCCTTATATCCGTCAGTTTTCCAACGGAAAGGGACATCAGAAATTGGAGAATTTCTGGTAGTGTGGTGTTCAACAACTTTTGAAGGTTAATATACATGTGTATTTACAAGTGTAACGAAATCAACATATTCACACCGTAAAGGGATTTGTTGGATAATGCATGAATTAAGAATTCTGCAATAACATAGGTCACAAAAGAACACAGATTTCTTCCTTCAAATTACAGGAGAAAGAGGGGAAATGTGCAACTTATAAACAAAACAATCAAGCTGATGGAAGGATGTCCAAAGCAACTTCTTTCAAGGATGGCATCGACTCCTGTTGATGCAAGCAGATGTAGCTACTTCCTACTCTTCGGAGAACTTTCCAAGGACCAGGGTAACACCTAGTTTAcaaaagacttttcaaagtaaaaaagGAAACGAGCAAAAAATTCAAGTGATAACAAAACAATCTAACAAACAGTACAGGCATTCGAAGCTTTGGTTAAAGAGATTACCTAAACAGGACTCCTCCATATCGTCCTTTAAAATTGTGAATATAATATACCGTCTCCATTTCAGGAAAAAGAGTCTTGGATAGTGCAGCCAGCTTCGGATAAAAGAATGGCGGATAATCTTATTTTGTCAAAGATAGCATGGAATACAGTAACTAAACATGAAACAATTGTTtagaagatatattttttcttctctgtAATTCTTAAAAGGCAGCAATATTTATACTACGATGTCCATCCTATTTCCGGTGCAATACGTTAGTCATTGCCACAATATGCAGACAATCATGCAGAGCAATAAGGAACTTCTATTCTTTGATCGGATTGAAGAGAAAAAGATTGGTGGTAAGAAAGGATACAACCAGATCTTATTCGGTCAAGCTCTCCGTTGAATATAATCAGTTTTCTAGAAGTGTTCGACACTGCTGCTTTGTATAGCTCTTCCACGACAAGCATCTCTACATTGCAAAAATAAATGATGACATCATAACATTTCTATGAAAGCGATCATTTGATGTACACTATATATGGTGCTAGAGCTTAATGTTACCATTGACATTAAAGTATGGATAGGCGACGACAAAGAGTTCATCTTCTGGCTTGACACGATCAGCCATCTTGACCTTTTCGGTGAAACCGAAATCTTCGAAAAAAGAAGGCTTTGTCAAATAGTCCAACTTAAAAGATGCTCCTCCAAAAATTGATTGTCTTGCAAATTTCACTTCATTAGCCTCCGGGAAAAACTGAAAGGTTTAATGCAAGTTTGATAGATCGCACCTGGTAGAGTAAAAGAGCTTAATGGGAAAAGAGGTGATCACAAACATTAACAGGGAACACTAATTTTGAAGTAGAAGAAGATGAAACTATTACGGAGCAATATGATAAGAGGAAAAAGCAACACCACTAGTTTTGTAGCACCATTCGtttaacataaatatgaaaCATCTTCACTTCTTGTCTTAGTTGTAACAACAGCTTACATGTGAAACAAGAAATCAAGGTAGATTAATGCTGCGATATAGAGAAATAATTAACAACGGCAAAGCTCATGCATGGACACAACATAGATGGACTCTACAAATAGCCGAAATTTGgtttattttgtataatgtgGCGAATAGAAGAATTAAGCCCACACTCTATGCAGTACAGTACAATATTAAGGATTAAGTAACAGCTTTTCCCCCCAATTTTCTGAGTACTTCATTTATGGTTAAAATTTTCGTTATTTATATTCCGAACTACCAGATGATTGTTTCCTCCAATACAATGAAAAGAGCAATATCCAGCAAGAGAGCCTTTTTGAGACTCACAGTATATAGTATAAAATTCATTCGGAACCAGAGACTTACAATTCTAGTCTTTGTGGCTTTCTCTGGTATAACCAAGAGATCACAGAACTCACGTATTAGTTGTATACTTCCAGTCATTTCTATTCCACCCTCACCGTCACCTGTTGATAGTTACCACGATATTAAAATCACCTGACATGAATGGTAAATCAGTGAGCTAGTGTAGATTATACCGATCTTCACATGCCCAAATCAGGAGAAACTGCCATGTAAGGAGGACAATTAGGCATAACCTGGTACAGAACCCAACCCAGCAGTTGGAAATTCAATTTCCTGGTACAAGAAAGTGTTTGCTCTTTAAGTCCACGGAAAGTATGGATActgtattatttcttttaagtgtCGTTATCGCTTGAAGGCATACAGGGAAATTTGACTGACCATCAGTTGTCTGTTATCCTTCAATGCCAATTCAGTTGCTTCTTTAGCCTGTTAATCATGAAATTCCGGAATTATGATTGAAGAACTGCAGCACAGACTTAAGAAAGTGAAGTGAATAAAACGAGTATGCAATGAGCAACAAGATAAGCATTATTCATAAAACGGACATTTGATATAGAAAAAGTTTAGAGTGGTAGTGTACATCTACATACATTTCAAGAATTTTAAAAGATATCATGTAATGGACAGGAACTCCTATGTCTTTTAGTGAGTGTTTAATCATGTTTTCTCTTATAGTCTACGTTCCGATTTTAAGCCCCAAAAGTGGACAGATTTGGCTGTTGATAAGAGCCACATAAAAAGTTTCAGCTGCACATTTACAAACATAAATCTTGAGAAGTGCAAGAGCTTAACAGAAACACAGTCCGATAGATGGTAATCGGACATGATGTGCATAAAAAGGTACAAGCGGGAGCTTGACATTTCCAGATGTAATATATGAATTTGCAGCAAGAGGGATAAGAGCCTTCAATTATGAGAAATTTATAGTTAGCAAAAAACAGTTAGGTCAAGAACACTAAGTACATTAGCTTATATTAGGAATTCAAGCAAGTATTGGTTAGTCAGTCTTGTAGGCACACAACAATGCCTGTTCATAAGGGCTTTGGGATAAGAATCCACACGAAAAACAGTCTTCTCAAGGCAGCAAGAGAGCTACATGATGTGGATAGACACACCTTTTGTCCTGTCGGGATGTAATTCCCATTTCGGAAGGCGATCAAAGTGATATAACAGAAACCATGGAAAACATTAGAAAGGTAGAAAGTAGTTTTTACTTTTATCCAGAGAAAGCTAGCTACAACTAAAACAGGCGGAGCCAAGATTTGAATTTTACGAGCTCATAACTTGCCACCAAACTCATAGCCTGTTTTAATTATTGGGTTTGTAATTAAGTATGTATCCGTATTAAATGGACCTCCCAATACAAATATAGAGTCTAAACGAAAGTTATTGGGTTCATCCGAACCCATAAGTAATACTCTGTCTCCGCCCCTTGGCAAATAATTACCTTAATCTGCCTGCAATAGTTAAAGGAAATATGAAATGGTAACATAGTATGGTTAACAATAACTTGGTGGAAAAAGGggctttttaaaataaaaaaacttttccGTAGTAATGTTAGTGTAAAAAGCGGAGAATCTTAGTAGCTCAGTCAGTCCCGCGGGTTCAATTCCCCACCTTGTAATCCCTTCCCCCCATTTCCCCTACCCTTACCCACAATTTTAAGGGGAGAAAAAGCGAATAGAATGAATACTTGTTGAAGTAATTCAGTGTAGTCCTTAGGGAATGACACATCAAACCCAATTGAAGCAGCTTTATCACCAGAACAACTGATGACAAATTCTAAGTTTCTTGAAATCTTCACATTTCTCTTCAACTTAAACTTTCTCCAGCTGAAATCCTACAACATAATCCACAAAAATCAATCGAAAtcgaaaaaacaaaaagaagtgtAGAAAGCATAattgtgattttctttttaacagTAAAATAAGATTTACAAAGTAATCAACTTATCAAATGAAACAATTCTAAATTCCCTATAGAATTAGAAAAAAGGTTACCTGTGGAGTATGAGAGGAAGGAACTGAAACAGCAACTGTCAGTGCAGTTGGAAAAGTGGATAACCACATTTTGAATTCTAACCACAAGGacagagagaaaaaagaaaggatcAAAAGAGTTGACAATAAAGTGTATTCCCCTCTTTATAAactgaacaaaaaaaaaagtttatatcCATTATcattgtattttcttttaatacttACTACgtttaaaaattttttaaaatgatctcTAGAtttacaagattaaaaagtctttttctttttttttttaaatttcgtttcaaatcaaatttgatcatccttttttaaacgaaaaaaataattttttttagaatttgtgCTTAGTCAGCTGGTAAGTCTAAATTTTCACCTTATAGGGGAGGTTggattatcaaaaaaaaagtaatgtttgtttcatttttttctatcaagctctttaatttttaatttttcacataaaatatataagcTTACAATAACAAAATCAGATCCAACGAAATTTTATAAGTAAGGTACGAGAAGGATAGTCATCAAACTCACCATCCCGTGAAGGAGAAAGGTTGTTTTAGAAAGACAGTCGACTGTACAACAATCATGTACAAAGAAGAAACTAATATAGAAAACATAGCTACTTACATGATGAATCAACAAATTAGCACTATAATTAAAACACAATAGACAATTAGCAATGTGCacgatatcaaaaataaaaactactATGATATTCATATCAAGTACCAAAAGTCAAAATAGGCTAATACCAGAAAATTTGAATTGgtcaatatttcatcaatacatGGCGGAAGCTTTTCTTCAAGTTGTGCTAGAAAATCTCACTTCTTTCATCGGAGGAAAACTTGTATTGATTTTCGGTTTCGAAAAGGAATTTGAAAAGCTTTCGAGTGAGTTTTCCACAATTCAAGCTGTGCTTCAAGATGCTCAGGAAAAGCAATTGAAGGACAAGTCAATTGAGAATTGGTTGCAGAAACTCAATTCTGCTGCATATGAAGTTGATGATATATTGGGCGAATGTAAAAATGAGGCAACAAGATTCGAGCAATCTCGATTAGGGTTTTTTCATCCAGGAATTATCAATTTCCGTCACAAAATTGGGAAAAGGATGAAAGAGATAATGGAGAAACTAGATGCAATTGCTGAGGAAAGAAGGAAGTTTCATTTCCTTGAAAAAATTACAGAGAGACAAGCCGCCGCTGCTACGCGTGAAACAGGTGTGAGAACTAAGTAATATAGCTTTAGTTTATATTCAATTTGTTATCACATTGTGTGTTCACCGTGGTCTCTACAGTAGTATGGCAATGGGGCGGGGTGGAGTTGGAGGTGTGCCGGTGTGGAGC is part of the Solanum pennellii chromosome 8, SPENNV200 genome and harbors:
- the LOC107029017 gene encoding protein LOW PSII ACCUMULATION 3, chloroplastic-like; translation: MWLSTFPTALTVAVSVPSSHTPQDFSWRKFKLKRNVKISRNLEFVISCSGDKAASIGFDVSFPKDYTELLQQAKEATELALKDNRQLMEIEFPTAGLGSVPGDGEGGIEMTGSIQLIREFCDLLVIPEKATKTRIFFPEANEVKFARQSIFGGASFKLDYLTKPSFFEDFGFTEKVKMADRVKPEDELFVVAYPYFNVNEMLVVEELYKAAVSNTSRKLIIFNGELDRIRSGYYPPFFYPKLAALSKTLFPEMETVYYIHNFKGRYGGVLFRCYPGPWKVLRRVGSSYICLHQQESMPSLKEVALDILPSA